Genomic window (Clostridia bacterium):
CATGGACCACAGCTATTACAATGAATTTGAGGTCGAGGGAAACAAAATGCACGGTTTCGTCACGCAGGAAGGAACAGAAACCAGGGAATTCTATTGGAGCGTGGACGAGACAAGCGGCGAAGAAGTCTTATGCGTCTTAAAAATGGGCGAATGGACTTTGGGCAATGAAAAAGAGGCGTTTTATTTAACTTTTTACATACCGCAATTTCCCGATGAGATAGACGCATCGCAGTATGAGAAGACGGGAGAGAGCCTTTACAGCATATCGGAACAGTATCTCCAAAAGGAGGGGGCGCGCTATTTAAAACCAAGCACTTCCAATCGCACTTTTGAAAAGGTCCAGCTTCAGGTACGCGACAATAAGATAGAGAGCATACTTATAGCATATCATGACGCATACGGAGCAATAAATGTAAGCTATGAATATAAGACCGTCTTAAGCGACTTCGGAAAAGTCAGCGTTTCCATGCCGGAGAGACCGATGAATGTTTTAGATGCCGCGGAGTATTACCTAGACTGTTATGAAAAAAAGGCTGAAAACGGCAGTAAGGTTTACTTTTCAGGCAAGGTTTGCGGATCTTTGGACGGCTGCATTATTCTGAAGGATGACAGCGATTGTATGGTGCCTGTGTATTTTGACGGTATTCAGACGCTGCCGGAGCTTTGGGACACCATAGAGGCCGTTGGCGTGACTGATATTGAACGCGACTTGTTAAACGGCGCCGTTGTGGTAAGCGATCCGGATAAGCTTAAAATCACGCAGACAGGCAGTCCGAACAACCCCGTAAATGCCGGCGATCTTTACGAGGCCTACGAGGCGTATCTGAATATTGTGAATCTTAAATCCATACTTGTCGGCGAGATCCCCGAAGAGGAAGCGCTTGCCGATCAGAATTACGTTGTCTATGTTTCGGATTATTTGGGAAATGAAGCAAAGCTCTTTTTGGGAGACCCGAGCCTTGAGAAGCAGAACAAGGATGGGAGTGCCGCAAAGTTTCGCTCAGAACTTCGTGACTTCGTTAATGAACAATTGGCTGAGTCCGGCAATGATGTGTGCGCTGTTCAGTTTGAAAGCATCATGCTTGACGGGGGCTCGATCCTCATACCGCTGCGAGAGACGGTGTTTTACATCGCGGATGAGCCGAGTGCCGTGCTTTCTCCCGAAAAGCTCAGCGTTATGTTGAATACTTCGCTCGATGAGGCCGTAAGCGGCGTGAAAGTCGTTTTCGAAGACATGGCTTCGGAGAAAGAGACGCCTGTAAGCGAGCTTGAGTATTTCTGCTCCGATTACGATCCCTCAAGCCCCGGAGATTACGAAGCGACGGTAATTTACAACGGTATTGAGCTTAAGCTTCCTATACATATTATCGCGTCGGATGAGGGAAAGTTTATAGACGAGCTTCACGCAGATACGCTGTACGATCTGCCCGGGGACAGATTTATCCATCCCAGCCTTCCCGACGAGGGCGACGTAAACATCCTTGTTATACCGATACGCTTTACCGACTCGCCGGAGTATGATATTGAGCTTGAGAATGCCTTCAACAGTGAAGACGGCTCAACGGGCTGGTATTCGCTCAGAGAATATTATGAAGAATCCTCCTACCAAAAGCTCAGGCTTCATGCGGACATTAAGGAGCCGTATGAAACGGGATTGGCAATAGCAGACATTGAGGACGAGGTTGGCAATGAGCAGCAGTTCCTTTGCGATGCGCTTGCCTATTATGACGACGAAATAGACTATTCGCTTTACGATCAGAACGACGACGGCAATATCGATTGCGTTTACTTTATTTACGATGCGCCCTTATCGGACGACTTTAATTCCATGTGGTGGGCATATAACGTTGATTACAATCAGTCCGTCTATTCCGAAGCGCCGAGTATATTTGACGGGAAACAGTTCTGCACCTATTTGTGGATGGGCGCCGAATTCTTTGACATGGACATTATAACAGGAGAGTTGGGCGAAGAAGACGACGGCGTAGCGCAAAACTGCCGTACACTTATCCATGAGACGGGTCACGCGCTCGGTCTTGCCGATTACTACGGCTATTTCGACAACGCGTGCGGTGATACGATAATGATGGCTGCAACTCAGGGCGATCATGACCCGCTTTCAAAAATGCTTCTCGGATGGATAAATCCCGCGTTTGATTACGCCGCGCCGCATAAGCTTACGCTTCGCTCCTTTACGGATACGGGCGACGCGCTTATGATATCGCCGAGCGGAGAAGAGTCGTGGTTTACAGAGTTCGTGTCTGTTTCGCTTTATGCGCCCACCGGCCCGAACGAGGCCTTCGCATACGCCGGTACAGGTCTGTTTTCAAAGCCCGGCGTCGCGCTCTATTATGTGAAAGGCGAACTGAAAAGCTTCGGGAGGAGCTCGGTCGATTACTTCCAACACACGAACAGCTGCTTTGAATACAGCGAAAACCTGATAAGACTTATTCAAAACAACGGACGAAACACGCTGAAAAAATACGGAAATGTAGCGGCGGACGAGGATCTGTTTTTTGAAGGAGATTCATATCGAATTAAATGGGACGACGAAGGCGTGTCTGTCACCTTGACGGTGGACAAGATATATAAGGACGCAGACGGCATATGGTGTGCCGATGTAACGATAAAGTAAAAAAAGCTATTGGAACGGCAGTCGAAGAGAATGCGGCTGCCGTTCTTTTTTGGCGCTTTTTTCTCGTAACGGCTCGTTTTAAACGGGCAGACAGCCGATTTGCATTGAAGTACTTTCAAAATTTGGATGTGGCACATTTTGTGCCGCATTTGTCATTAAAAAATTTGTTTTTCCTCTTTATTTTTTGAAAAATATAAGGTATATTTATCTATAAAGGGGTATATACGCCTCGATGACGCAGCCTTTGCTTGTAAAAAATGCACAAAACTGATTTTCAGGCTTTTTTTCGATGACAATATGGCGATCATATCTTAAAAAGGAGGATTTCCAATGAAGACAAAACGACTGCTCAGTATGATCATTGTAATTGCAATGTGCCTGACCGTATTACCTGCGGCAGCTTTGGCGGCGCCTGTCACGGATGCCGACGACTTTGACGCATCGGTAATTTACGGCGTGTCGATGAGCGCCGGAGTGTGGGGCGGCGGCCGCACATATGTTGCGGGCGTTGACGAAAACGACGAGATGAGAGAGAACCTATGGGGCGCTCTCGTTTCCGATACAGGCTACTATTACGGCGCCGATTATCATCCCGAGCCGGTACAGTTCTATTTCGGCGGCGAGGAAGTACACAGGCTTACGCTCTATTCAACGGAGCAGCTTGATCCCTCCCTTTTTGAGATATTCGGAAACGAAGTGTCTCAGCTGAGCGACTTCTCGGAAACAGTCGTGGGCCGCGGACAGACGGCGTGCTATCTTTACAGGGCTATGATATCCTGCCCGCAGATGGACACTAATATGGAGATAATCTACAACAATTATCTCGTTGCACGGATAGAATGCGCGGGCGCGCCCGAAGGCAACATGTACGTGGCTGAGGTAAACATAACAGAGAAA
Coding sequences:
- a CDS encoding S-layer homology domain-containing protein, yielding MRITAKRILAVFVALLMVICAVNAGAQRPAEKESGWSDEAVRAAVEAGIFLGGDDGEIGATRPLTRAEMAAMTVRAFGAGERGDVSAFSDVSSDKWFCDDISFAVGMKLLNGFPDKTMRPDGTVTRAQLFTVMARALGLEDGDLSVLSQFSDSADVGEWARGPIAAMVRDGYVNGSDGRIAPEEPITREQYAQVIYNVVGDYVSKAGVYTEDFGRNTVVRVSGVTLKGVSVKGDLIVGDGVGDGTLVLERVSVEGRLVVRGGGEKEIKLKDCSIAGGVCYVSHEGAVTQTQTPASSGSGGGSGGGSGGGGRITDADIIELKELFDAMRGTESFIAVTDDITFDVGDESVSVTAVSSDTDAITNEGKVTRTEKDVTVNVVITLSKNGKKYSGLLPYKVIGTSTDELGAAYEAFIADKTTAGYRVKTDLLSDMDHSYYNEFEVEGNKMHGFVTQEGTETREFYWSVDETSGEEVLCVLKMGEWTLGNEKEAFYLTFYIPQFPDEIDASQYEKTGESLYSISEQYLQKEGARYLKPSTSNRTFEKVQLQVRDNKIESILIAYHDAYGAINVSYEYKTVLSDFGKVSVSMPERPMNVLDAAEYYLDCYEKKAENGSKVYFSGKVCGSLDGCIILKDDSDCMVPVYFDGIQTLPELWDTIEAVGVTDIERDLLNGAVVVSDPDKLKITQTGSPNNPVNAGDLYEAYEAYLNIVNLKSILVGEIPEEEALADQNYVVYVSDYLGNEAKLFLGDPSLEKQNKDGSAAKFRSELRDFVNEQLAESGNDVCAVQFESIMLDGGSILIPLRETVFYIADEPSAVLSPEKLSVMLNTSLDEAVSGVKVVFEDMASEKETPVSELEYFCSDYDPSSPGDYEATVIYNGIELKLPIHIIASDEGKFIDELHADTLYDLPGDRFIHPSLPDEGDVNILVIPIRFTDSPEYDIELENAFNSEDGSTGWYSLREYYEESSYQKLRLHADIKEPYETGLAIADIEDEVGNEQQFLCDALAYYDDEIDYSLYDQNDDGNIDCVYFIYDAPLSDDFNSMWWAYNVDYNQSVYSEAPSIFDGKQFCTYLWMGAEFFDMDIITGELGEEDDGVAQNCRTLIHETGHALGLADYYGYFDNACGDTIMMAATQGDHDPLSKMLLGWINPAFDYAAPHKLTLRSFTDTGDALMISPSGEESWFTEFVSVSLYAPTGPNEAFAYAGTGLFSKPGVALYYVKGELKSFGRSSVDYFQHTNSCFEYSENLIRLIQNNGRNTLKKYGNVAADEDLFFEGDSYRIKWDDEGVSVTLTVDKIYKDADGIWCADVTIK